The following is a genomic window from Coriobacteriia bacterium.
TCCTGCGCCGGTGCTAGAGTGGCACCGGACGGACGTACGGGCAGTATACCGCGTCCCGCCGGCGCTCCGGACGGGACGCTTGACGGGAGGTCGCATGGACGAGAAGCGGTTGCGGGAGCTGCTCGCGGGGGTCGCCGACGGCACGACGGGCGTCGAGGCGGCCGCGGACGAACTCGCTCGGCTCCCCTTCTGCGACCTCGGCGACGCCAAGGTCGACCACCACCGCGAGCTGCGCTGCGGCTTCCCCGAGGTCATCTTCTGCGAGGGCAAGTCGCCGTCACAGGTGCGTGCGATCGCTCGCGAGCTCCTCGACCGTGGAGACGTCGTCCTTGGCACCCGAGCGTCCGCCGCGCACTTCCAGGCGGTCGCGCAGACCATCCCCGAAGCGCGCTACTTCGAGGAGCCGCGCATCCTGCTCGTCGATCGCCGCGCGGATCCGCCGCGCGAAGGACACATCGTCGTCGCCTCGGGGGGCACCGCCGACCATGCCGTCGCCGAGGAGGCCGCAGTCTGCGCCGAGGTCATGGGGAACCGCGTGACGCGCCTCTACGACGTCGGCGTGGCAGGCATCCATCGGCTCCTCTCTCACCAGGACGTCCTGCGCGACGCGCGCGTCCTCGTCGCGGTCGCCGGCATGGAGGGCGCCCTGCCCTCACTGGTGGCGGGACTCGTGGCGGTACCCGTCGTCGCCGTGCCCACATCGGTAGGGTACGGGGCGAGCCTCGGCGGGCTCGCGGCGCTGCTG
Proteins encoded in this region:
- the larB gene encoding nickel pincer cofactor biosynthesis protein LarB, translating into MDEKRLRELLAGVADGTTGVEAAADELARLPFCDLGDAKVDHHRELRCGFPEVIFCEGKSPSQVRAIARELLDRGDVVLGTRASAAHFQAVAQTIPEARYFEEPRILLVDRRADPPREGHIVVASGGTADHAVAEEAAVCAEVMGNRVTRLYDVGVAGIHRLLSHQDVLRDARVLVAVAGMEGALPSLVAGLVAVPVVAVPTSVGYGASLGGLAALLAMLNSCASGVGVVNIDNGFGAAALASRINRERDR